A single window of Oerskovia paurometabola DNA harbors:
- a CDS encoding phosphonate ABC transporter ATP-binding protein, translating to MASHHGAAEGVLHPPDGVRSPGLHVRDLRVQFSTRSETGDAVLRSAVDGMDLDVAAGELVAILGANGCGKSTTLKSVIGLAPVTSGEVWVDGEQVLPHHRTSAAEQHEARRRVAMIFQQVNLVRRRTVLDNVCAGALGRLPLRRSLVASLFPRELRAEAMLCLDRVGLADRALDRVGQLSGGQQQRVAVARALCQRASVLLADEPTSALDPAASTQVMELLATLAHDEGLAVVAVLHDPELAREHADRLVGMVAGRERLNGAPDAVTRDAVEHLYSAETATVTVTRTTVGTRVPA from the coding sequence ATGGCTTCACACCACGGCGCAGCCGAGGGCGTGCTGCACCCGCCCGACGGCGTCCGCTCACCCGGTCTGCACGTCCGTGACCTGCGGGTCCAGTTCAGCACGCGCTCCGAGACCGGCGACGCCGTGCTGCGCAGCGCGGTCGACGGCATGGACCTCGACGTCGCGGCGGGCGAGCTCGTCGCGATCCTGGGCGCCAACGGCTGCGGCAAGTCGACCACGCTCAAGTCCGTGATCGGGCTCGCGCCCGTGACGTCGGGCGAGGTGTGGGTCGACGGCGAGCAGGTCCTCCCCCACCACCGGACCTCGGCGGCGGAGCAGCACGAGGCCAGGCGCCGGGTCGCGATGATCTTCCAGCAGGTCAACCTCGTGCGGCGACGCACCGTGCTCGACAACGTGTGCGCCGGGGCGCTCGGGCGGCTTCCGCTGCGACGGTCGCTCGTCGCGTCGCTGTTCCCCCGCGAGCTGCGCGCCGAAGCCATGCTCTGCCTCGACCGCGTCGGCCTCGCCGACCGCGCGCTCGACCGGGTCGGCCAGCTCTCGGGCGGCCAGCAGCAGCGCGTGGCCGTCGCACGCGCCCTGTGCCAGCGGGCGAGCGTCCTGCTGGCCGACGAGCCGACCTCGGCCCTCGACCCTGCCGCCTCGACCCAGGTCATGGAGCTGCTCGCGACCCTCGCGCACGACGAGGGGCTCGCGGTCGTCGCCGTCCTCCACGACCCCGAGCTCGCACGCGAGCACGCCGACCGTCTCGTCGGGATGGTCGCCGGACGCGAGCGCCTCAACGGTGCGCCGGACGCGGTGACGCGCGACGCCGTCGAGCACCTGTACTCGGCCGAGACGGCGACCGTGACCGTCACACGGACGACCGTCGGAACGAGGGTCCCCGCATGA
- the phnE gene encoding phosphonate ABC transporter, permease protein PhnE, which yields MTATAPTRSPRSPRGGSPARAEGPSSETLAHVVVPTAHRSGRQVTTWVIAGAVLLGLHVLAWQGTGFSISALVGGWEGMARFVGEAFPPDLDWSTVVAPGLQATLVTLWIGLLGTTLSVPLSLLLAVLAARGSTPGSVWYQGSRAILSFFRAVPDVVFALIFVTAVGLGPFAGVLALVVHNTGVMGKLWAEAMEEIDPGPADALRTNGAGRTQVVTHAVLPAVVPQFLGLLLYRFDVNVRSSLVLGLVGAGGIGFLINKSIKLFRFDEMLTYILMVLVLVWVVDRFSSWARARIAV from the coding sequence ATGACCGCCACCGCCCCCACCCGCTCGCCCCGCTCCCCGCGCGGCGGCTCCCCCGCCCGGGCCGAGGGGCCGTCGTCCGAGACGCTCGCGCACGTCGTCGTGCCCACGGCCCACCGCTCGGGCCGACAGGTCACGACCTGGGTCATCGCGGGCGCGGTGCTGCTCGGGCTGCACGTCCTCGCCTGGCAGGGCACGGGCTTCTCGATCAGCGCGCTCGTGGGCGGCTGGGAGGGCATGGCCCGGTTCGTCGGCGAGGCGTTCCCGCCCGACCTCGACTGGTCGACCGTCGTGGCCCCCGGCCTCCAGGCCACGCTCGTGACCCTGTGGATCGGGCTGCTCGGGACCACGCTGTCCGTCCCGCTGTCGCTCCTGCTCGCGGTGCTCGCCGCGCGCGGCAGCACGCCGGGGTCGGTCTGGTACCAGGGGTCGCGCGCGATCCTGTCGTTCTTCCGCGCCGTGCCCGACGTCGTGTTCGCCCTGATCTTCGTGACCGCCGTGGGGCTCGGACCGTTCGCGGGGGTGCTCGCGCTCGTCGTCCACAACACGGGCGTCATGGGCAAGCTGTGGGCCGAGGCCATGGAGGAGATCGACCCCGGGCCCGCCGACGCGCTGCGCACCAACGGTGCGGGCCGCACCCAGGTCGTCACGCACGCGGTGCTGCCCGCGGTCGTGCCGCAGTTCCTGGGGCTGCTGCTCTACCGGTTCGACGTCAACGTGCGGTCCTCGCTCGTGCTGGGGCTCGTGGGCGCGGGCGGGATCGGGTTCCTCATCAACAAGTCGATCAAGCTGTTCCGGTTCGACGAGATGCTGACCTACATCCTCATGGTCCTCGTGCTGGTGTGGGTAGTGGACCGCTTCTCGTCATGGGCGAGGGCAAGGATCGCGGTCTGA
- a CDS encoding cytochrome c oxidase assembly protein: MTATAPRSTSGTAPDRAAQPPGRGAADAPRNPWWLVLAGPAAVVVAIVSVVAAGAFSGAFQPLAGFADPGALARWGLPVSTTLTELAIALTIGSLVLAACVLPAGPPLRKALGVAGAASAVWAVLTVVQTVLRYSVLSSMPVTSIGFGEQLAAFVTQISLGRSLLGVIVVAALTSACAFAVRTATGALWTALLAISALAFQANTGHTAGAASHELAISSMFLHLGGAALWIGGLGVLAIVRLRGGLDRTAFASSVARYSSIAGWSFVAVAVSGVANAWIRLGGVAGLSTDYGVLILTKVGLIVVLGAIGFAHRELVVRRLQGVGGPARGPRATSTSAGTATAAGEARTAGGSGVGHEDAGKRPAAAGKGGAAAATEKAATWLFWRLVAVELLVMGAVSGVAVALGSTAPPVPDEPIALPTPAELVTGHPLPPEPDLGRWFSEWRWDLLPAFACVAALVVYLRWVRRLAKRGDRWPVGRTISWTLGIVVLFWVTNGGPAVYGHVLFSAHMVQHMVLAMVVPIFLVLAAPVTLLLRAVPVRKDGSRGPREWVLALVTSKWGQFFANPIVAAINFAGSMIVFYYTPAFELAMTTYIGHLAMLLHFTLAGYLFANALVGIDPGPHRPGWPQRLLLLLVTMAFHAFFGVSLTTGTQLLVPEWFGLMGHDWGITAIADQQRGGGVAWGIGELPTLSLAIVVAVMWARSDEKDAKRRDRRVDKDGDVEMDEYNQMLAKMAEQDKP; encoded by the coding sequence GTGACCGCCACCGCCCCCCGCAGCACCTCAGGAACCGCGCCCGACCGGGCCGCGCAGCCCCCCGGTCGGGGCGCTGCCGACGCTCCCCGCAACCCCTGGTGGCTCGTGCTCGCCGGACCTGCGGCCGTGGTCGTCGCGATCGTCTCGGTCGTCGCCGCGGGAGCCTTCTCCGGGGCGTTCCAGCCCCTCGCAGGTTTCGCCGACCCGGGGGCGCTCGCTCGCTGGGGACTGCCGGTCTCGACCACCTTGACCGAGCTCGCGATCGCCCTGACGATCGGCTCGCTCGTGCTCGCGGCCTGCGTGCTGCCCGCCGGACCGCCGCTCCGCAAGGCCCTCGGGGTCGCCGGGGCCGCGTCGGCCGTGTGGGCCGTGCTCACCGTGGTCCAGACCGTCCTGCGCTACTCGGTCCTGTCGAGCATGCCCGTCACGAGCATCGGCTTCGGTGAGCAGCTCGCGGCGTTCGTCACGCAGATCTCGCTGGGCCGCAGCCTCCTCGGCGTCATCGTCGTCGCGGCCCTGACGTCGGCGTGCGCCTTCGCGGTCCGCACCGCGACCGGAGCCCTGTGGACGGCCCTGCTCGCGATCTCGGCCCTCGCGTTCCAGGCCAACACCGGTCACACGGCCGGCGCCGCGAGCCACGAGCTCGCGATCTCCTCGATGTTCCTCCACCTCGGCGGGGCGGCCCTGTGGATCGGCGGGCTCGGGGTGCTCGCGATCGTGCGGCTGCGCGGCGGCCTCGACCGCACGGCCTTCGCGTCCTCGGTCGCGCGCTACTCCTCGATCGCCGGCTGGTCCTTCGTCGCGGTCGCCGTCTCCGGCGTCGCCAACGCCTGGATCCGGCTCGGCGGCGTCGCCGGGCTCAGCACCGACTACGGCGTGCTCATCCTCACGAAGGTCGGGCTCATCGTCGTGCTCGGAGCGATCGGGTTCGCGCACCGCGAGCTCGTCGTCCGACGGCTCCAGGGCGTGGGCGGTCCCGCCCGCGGCCCGCGCGCGACCAGCACATCCGCCGGGACGGCCACCGCGGCGGGTGAGGCCAGGACGGCGGGAGGCTCCGGCGTCGGGCACGAGGACGCCGGGAAGCGTCCGGCCGCCGCCGGCAAGGGCGGTGCGGCGGCCGCCACCGAGAAGGCCGCGACGTGGCTGTTCTGGCGGCTCGTCGCGGTCGAGCTGCTCGTCATGGGCGCGGTGTCGGGCGTGGCCGTCGCACTCGGTTCGACGGCGCCCCCCGTGCCCGACGAGCCGATCGCGCTGCCGACGCCCGCCGAGCTCGTGACCGGGCACCCCCTGCCCCCCGAGCCCGACCTCGGGCGCTGGTTCTCCGAGTGGCGCTGGGACCTGCTGCCCGCGTTCGCGTGCGTCGCGGCCCTCGTCGTGTACCTGCGCTGGGTCCGGCGGCTCGCGAAGCGCGGCGACCGGTGGCCCGTCGGGCGGACGATCTCGTGGACGCTCGGCATCGTCGTCCTGTTCTGGGTGACCAACGGTGGGCCCGCGGTGTACGGGCACGTGCTGTTCAGCGCGCACATGGTCCAGCACATGGTGCTCGCGATGGTCGTGCCCATCTTCCTCGTGCTGGCCGCGCCCGTGACCCTGCTGCTGCGGGCCGTGCCCGTGCGCAAGGACGGCTCGCGCGGACCGCGCGAGTGGGTGCTCGCGCTCGTGACCTCGAAGTGGGGGCAGTTCTTCGCCAACCCGATCGTCGCCGCGATCAACTTCGCCGGGTCGATGATCGTCTTCTACTACACGCCCGCGTTCGAGCTCGCGATGACGACGTACATCGGGCACCTCGCGATGCTCCTGCACTTCACGCTCGCCGGGTACCTGTTCGCGAACGCGCTCGTCGGGATCGACCCCGGGCCGCACCGGCCCGGCTGGCCCCAGCGGCTCCTGCTCCTGCTCGTCACCATGGCGTTCCACGCCTTCTTCGGCGTGTCCCTCACGACCGGGACGCAGCTCCTCGTGCCCGAGTGGTTCGGGCTCATGGGGCACGACTGGGGGATCACCGCGATCGCCGACCAGCAGCGCGGCGGCGGCGTCGCGTGGGGCATCGGGGAGCTGCCGACGCTGTCGCTCGCGATCGTCGTCGCGGTCATGTGGGCGCGCTCCGACGAGAAGGACGCCAAGCGCCGCGACCGCCGGGTCGACAAGGACGGCGACGTCGAGATGGACGAGTACAACCAGATGCTCGCGAAGATGGCGGAGCAGGACAAGCCCTGA
- a CDS encoding AAA family ATPase: protein MATGHGSISTTDLDRAGHLLKRVEQVFDQRVVGQEALRTALVSSLLAGGHILLESVPGLAKTTAAQTLASAINGSFRRIQCTPDLMPNDIVGTQIYNYATGSFTTQLGPVHANLVLLDEINRSSAKTQSAMLEAMQEKQTSIGGENFPLPSPFMVLATQNPIEEEGTYVLPEAQMDRFLMKEVLTYPAPAQELEILDRISTGRMTAPITAEPISIDDVVFLQRLVDDVYVDESIKRYIVDLINTTRLSGPRPVPGLDQHVRVGASPRGGIALMRVGQALAIQAGRAYVVPDDIKAVRYSVLRHRLVRTFDALATNVQPEQLIDAVFDAVPTP from the coding sequence ATGGCCACAGGTCACGGCAGCATCTCCACGACCGACCTGGACCGCGCGGGTCACCTTCTCAAGCGTGTCGAGCAGGTGTTCGACCAGCGGGTCGTCGGGCAGGAGGCGCTGCGCACGGCCCTGGTCAGCTCGCTCCTCGCTGGTGGCCACATCCTGCTGGAGTCCGTGCCGGGGCTCGCCAAGACCACCGCCGCACAGACCCTCGCGTCCGCGATCAACGGCTCGTTCCGTCGCATCCAGTGCACGCCGGACCTCATGCCGAACGACATCGTGGGCACGCAGATCTACAACTACGCGACCGGGTCGTTCACGACGCAGCTCGGGCCCGTGCACGCGAACCTCGTGCTGCTCGACGAGATCAACCGGTCGAGCGCCAAGACGCAGTCGGCGATGCTCGAGGCCATGCAGGAGAAGCAGACGTCGATCGGCGGCGAGAACTTCCCGCTGCCCTCGCCGTTCATGGTCCTCGCGACGCAGAACCCCATCGAGGAGGAGGGCACGTACGTGCTGCCCGAGGCCCAGATGGACCGCTTCCTCATGAAGGAGGTGCTCACGTACCCGGCCCCGGCGCAGGAGCTGGAGATCCTCGACCGCATCTCGACGGGCCGCATGACGGCACCCATCACGGCCGAGCCGATCAGCATCGACGACGTGGTCTTCCTCCAGCGACTGGTCGACGACGTGTACGTGGACGAGTCGATCAAGCGGTACATCGTCGACCTGATCAACACGACGCGCCTGTCGGGCCCGCGGCCCGTCCCTGGTCTCGACCAGCACGTGCGCGTCGGCGCGAGCCCGCGCGGCGGTATCGCGCTCATGCGCGTGGGCCAGGCGCTCGCGATCCAGGCCGGGCGCGCGTACGTCGTCCCGGACGACATCAAGGCCGTCCGCTACTCGGTCCTGCGCCACCGCCTGGTGCGCACGTTCGACGCGCTCGCCACGAACGTGCAGCCCGAGCAGCTCATCGACGCCGTGTTCGACGCGGTCCCGACCCCGTAG
- a CDS encoding DUF58 domain-containing protein — MTDVSRLAQVRARLELPLARRASGLLEGRHRSILKGHGQDFDDLHLYAPGEDVGDIDWKSSARAGIPVVRRFVRESNVNLVLVVDTGRNMGATAASGEPKADVVSFCCALVAYLARDRGDRVALVAGDAQRLVQLPPRASTQDLELLLRTVERQLRVEAPPSDLNRALDRALNAFRRRSIMVVVTDEARPGPEHEALLRRLRVRHEVMVVAVADLSPVGVPTPDSALGGAAVAHRAPGQVADVDGTLDLPPFLRGRADIVAGAAQAAVSRRASVVDLLHALQVEAVSVTGTDDVVPRFVELLGRAKRARR; from the coding sequence ATGACCGACGTGTCGCGGCTGGCCCAGGTCCGGGCCAGGCTCGAGCTCCCGCTGGCCCGGCGGGCCTCGGGGCTACTCGAGGGGCGGCACCGCTCGATCCTCAAGGGGCACGGGCAGGACTTCGACGACCTCCACCTGTACGCGCCGGGTGAGGACGTGGGCGACATCGACTGGAAGTCGAGCGCCCGCGCGGGCATCCCCGTGGTGCGCCGGTTCGTGCGCGAGTCCAACGTCAACCTGGTCCTCGTCGTGGACACGGGCCGCAACATGGGGGCGACGGCCGCGAGCGGCGAGCCCAAGGCCGACGTCGTGAGCTTCTGCTGCGCGCTCGTGGCCTACCTGGCGCGCGACCGCGGGGACCGGGTCGCGCTCGTCGCGGGGGACGCGCAGCGCCTCGTCCAGCTCCCGCCTCGGGCCAGCACGCAGGACCTCGAGCTCCTGCTCCGCACGGTCGAGCGGCAGCTGCGGGTCGAGGCCCCGCCGAGCGACCTGAACCGGGCGCTCGACCGGGCGCTCAACGCGTTCCGACGCCGCTCGATCATGGTCGTCGTGACGGACGAGGCACGACCGGGGCCCGAGCACGAGGCCCTGCTGCGGCGCCTGCGCGTGCGCCACGAGGTCATGGTCGTCGCGGTCGCGGACCTGTCGCCCGTCGGGGTCCCGACCCCGGACTCGGCCCTGGGCGGCGCCGCAGTGGCGCACCGCGCCCCCGGGCAGGTCGCGGACGTCGACGGCACGCTCGACCTGCCGCCGTTCCTGCGGGGGCGCGCGGACATCGTGGCGGGCGCGGCGCAGGCCGCCGTGTCCCGGCGGGCGTCGGTCGTGGACCTGCTGCACGCCCTCCAGGTGGAGGCCGTGAGCGTCACCGGGACCGACGACGTCGTGCCTCGTTTCGTCGAGCTGCTGGGGAGGGCGAAGCGTGCCCGACGATGA
- a CDS encoding vWA domain-containing protein — translation MTPGPQGASILWPWLLAAVVVLVLAAGAAAWWLARRRRARALKAQPDDVTWVANSSYLAQVPAFAAWVRRYRRLQVAGLAGLLVALVGVGAVAARPVETDLVVDRLGTRDIVLCLDVSGSMTAYDGEILKVYSELVDSFEGERIALSIFNSTSRTVFPLTDDYTLVQEELAAGIAAFDKDPSTLDFSSERDQKDVLEFLTYTAGTLANESAASLIGDGLANCALQFDEETTDRSRSIILATDNYVAGEPIYSLEEASALVASRDITLHGIYGGSELYEGTPEETQYREVVEAGGGLYFLAGDPRAVEGMVEDVVAQQAVELDASPEVVVTDLPTIWFLVATAGAALLVVVAWRLRE, via the coding sequence GTGACGCCGGGGCCGCAGGGCGCCTCGATCCTGTGGCCGTGGCTGCTCGCCGCGGTCGTGGTCCTGGTCCTGGCCGCGGGTGCGGCGGCGTGGTGGCTCGCGCGCCGTCGTCGGGCACGGGCGCTCAAGGCGCAGCCCGACGACGTCACGTGGGTCGCGAACTCTTCCTACCTCGCGCAGGTCCCGGCCTTCGCGGCGTGGGTGCGCCGCTACCGCAGGCTCCAGGTCGCGGGGCTCGCGGGGCTGCTCGTCGCGCTCGTCGGCGTCGGCGCGGTCGCCGCCCGGCCGGTCGAGACGGACCTGGTCGTGGACCGCCTGGGGACGCGGGACATCGTCCTGTGCCTCGACGTGTCCGGGTCCATGACGGCGTACGACGGCGAGATCCTCAAGGTGTACTCGGAGCTCGTCGACAGCTTCGAGGGCGAGCGCATCGCGCTGTCGATCTTCAACTCGACGTCGAGGACCGTGTTCCCCCTGACGGACGACTACACGTTGGTCCAGGAGGAGCTCGCGGCGGGCATCGCGGCGTTCGACAAGGACCCCAGCACGCTCGACTTCAGCAGCGAGCGCGACCAGAAGGACGTCCTGGAGTTCCTCACGTACACCGCGGGGACCCTCGCGAACGAGTCCGCGGCGAGCCTCATCGGCGACGGGCTCGCGAACTGCGCGCTGCAGTTCGACGAGGAGACCACCGACCGGTCGCGCTCGATCATCCTCGCGACGGACAACTACGTCGCGGGCGAGCCCATCTACTCGCTCGAGGAGGCCTCGGCGCTCGTCGCCTCGCGCGACATCACGCTGCACGGCATCTACGGCGGCTCGGAGCTCTACGAGGGCACCCCCGAGGAGACGCAGTACCGCGAGGTCGTCGAGGCCGGCGGCGGGCTGTACTTCCTCGCGGGCGACCCGCGGGCCGTCGAGGGCATGGTCGAGGACGTGGTCGCGCAGCAGGCCGTCGAGCTCGACGCGAGCCCGGAAGTCGTCGTGACGGACCTGCCCACGATCTGGTTCCTCGTGGCGACCGCCGGTGCCGCCCTGCTCGTCGTCGTCGCCTGGAGGCTGCGCGAATGA
- a CDS encoding vWA domain-containing protein, with protein MTFQPLIPLWAWAVVFVPLLGLAGWQLVVALRGPSRGAAGQGVPAGPRGAWVRRTALVAVLAVIGLGPSVPVTDRDTSVANVDMFFVVDRTGSMAAEDFDGTNERLVGVRHDVASLTADTPGARYSIISFDSQASRQVPLTTDARAITSWADTFKREITLYSKGSLTDRPLDALRSALEGAATDHPSNVRLVFFLSDGEQTADGEPRSYEDLAPFVDGGAVLGYGTPEGGRMKEYAPDEDPADAAYLKDPSRATLDDPESPDALSVIDEDNLRAVATQLGVPYVHRETTGPTAELVAGVDPQQVAADGRRLVTAYRPVVWPLALVGAALLGFEAWAAGRSAARRVGVRA; from the coding sequence ATGACCTTCCAGCCGTTGATCCCGCTGTGGGCGTGGGCCGTCGTGTTCGTCCCGCTGCTCGGCCTCGCCGGGTGGCAGCTCGTCGTCGCGCTCCGTGGTCCGTCGCGCGGTGCAGCCGGTCAGGGCGTGCCCGCCGGGCCGCGCGGTGCGTGGGTCCGGCGCACGGCCCTCGTCGCGGTCCTCGCCGTGATCGGGCTCGGCCCCTCGGTCCCCGTGACGGACCGCGACACGTCGGTCGCGAACGTGGACATGTTCTTCGTGGTCGACCGCACGGGCTCCATGGCGGCCGAGGACTTCGACGGCACGAACGAGCGCCTCGTGGGCGTCCGGCACGACGTCGCAAGCCTCACGGCCGACACCCCGGGCGCCCGCTACTCGATCATCTCGTTCGACTCCCAGGCCAGCCGCCAGGTCCCGCTCACGACGGACGCCCGGGCCATCACGTCCTGGGCCGACACCTTCAAGCGCGAGATCACGCTCTACTCGAAGGGGTCGCTCACCGACCGGCCGCTCGATGCGCTCCGCTCAGCGCTCGAGGGCGCAGCGACCGACCACCCGTCGAACGTCCGGCTCGTCTTCTTCCTGTCGGACGGCGAGCAGACCGCAGACGGCGAGCCCCGCTCGTACGAGGACCTCGCGCCCTTCGTCGACGGCGGCGCCGTCCTCGGCTACGGCACCCCGGAGGGTGGACGCATGAAGGAGTACGCGCCCGACGAGGACCCGGCCGACGCCGCCTACCTCAAGGACCCGTCCCGGGCGACCCTCGACGACCCCGAGTCGCCCGACGCGCTCTCGGTGATCGACGAGGACAACCTGCGCGCGGTCGCCACCCAGCTCGGCGTGCCGTACGTGCACCGCGAGACCACGGGCCCGACGGCGGAGCTCGTCGCAGGCGTGGACCCGCAGCAGGTCGCGGCGGACGGCAGGCGCCTGGTCACGGCGTACCGTCCGGTCGTGTGGCCTCTCGCGCTCGTGGGCGCCGCCCTGCTCGGGTTCGAGGCGTGGGCGGCGGGCCGGTCGGCGGCGCGCCGGGTGGGGGTGCGCGCATGA
- the soxR gene encoding redox-sensitive transcriptional activator SoxR, protein MPDDGPHPDDELTVGELARRSGVSVSALHFYEREGLLTSRRTPGNQRRYPRETLRRVSFIRVSQRVGIPLALVREALGTLPQNRTPTAKDWRRLSRMWHADLDARIEQLVRLRDHLTDCIGCGCLSLRKCVLANPHDVLAEEGPGPRTLLVEALDD, encoded by the coding sequence ATGCCTGACGACGGGCCGCACCCCGATGACGAGCTCACGGTCGGCGAGCTCGCACGCCGCAGCGGCGTCTCGGTGTCCGCCCTGCACTTCTACGAGCGCGAAGGCCTGCTCACGTCCCGCCGCACGCCCGGCAACCAGCGTCGCTACCCCCGGGAGACCTTGCGCCGCGTCTCGTTCATCCGCGTCTCGCAGCGCGTCGGGATCCCGCTCGCCCTGGTCCGCGAGGCCCTCGGCACGCTCCCGCAGAACCGCACGCCGACCGCCAAGGACTGGCGACGCCTGTCGCGGATGTGGCACGCCGACCTCGACGCCCGGATCGAACAGCTCGTGCGCCTGCGTGACCACCTCACGGACTGCATCGGGTGCGGGTGCCTGTCGCTGCGCAAGTGCGTCCTGGCCAACCCGCACGACGTGCTCGCGGAGGAGGGCCCCGGTCCACGGACCCTGCTCGTCGAGGCGCTCGACGACTGA
- a CDS encoding MFS transporter, which yields MEPPRPEAPEAEVAAAIGDAHTPTAPPSTAGTSAPTEPSTATSAAQAPAGAGLSPATQRTVLVGMVALVLLGAFEALAVATAMHTVATALDGMALYAVAFAGSIAASVVGMVAAGRWSDRFGPSPSLWGGVGMFLAGLVVSGLAPTMEVFVAGRVVQGLGTGMYIVALYVLVARVFPEARRPAVFAAFAAAWVVPSLVGPVISGLMVQHLGWRWVFLAVPVLAVPAVLMMRPGLRAVGQDRREVTPDTSRNAALWWAVAAAVGIGLLHFAGQQEGARLYVPLVVALALVVAAVPRLLPRGTARAARGLPSVIAIRGLVAAAFTGTEVLLPLLLQSERALSPTQAGGILTFGAIGWSVGAWLRGKAHWGWSHARFVLVGSLFVAGGISGTVLLAWAAVPPIVGMLAWTFAGLGMGLVHPTLSVLTLALSPEDQQGANSSALQVSDALSAAIALAVAGSMLVVLREPLGLGAYVVCFGVMVAIALLAAFVSPRTRVPA from the coding sequence ATGGAACCGCCACGCCCCGAGGCCCCCGAGGCCGAGGTCGCCGCCGCGATCGGCGACGCCCACACGCCGACCGCTCCCCCGTCGACCGCAGGGACGTCCGCACCGACCGAACCGTCCACCGCCACCTCTGCGGCACAGGCCCCCGCCGGCGCGGGCCTGTCGCCCGCGACCCAGCGCACCGTCCTCGTCGGGATGGTGGCCCTGGTGCTGCTCGGGGCGTTCGAGGCCCTCGCGGTGGCGACCGCGATGCACACGGTCGCCACGGCCCTCGACGGCATGGCGCTCTACGCCGTCGCGTTCGCGGGCTCGATCGCGGCGAGCGTCGTCGGCATGGTCGCAGCAGGCCGCTGGAGCGACCGGTTCGGACCGAGCCCGTCGCTGTGGGGCGGCGTGGGCATGTTCCTCGCGGGCCTGGTCGTCTCGGGGCTCGCCCCGACCATGGAGGTCTTCGTCGCGGGTCGCGTGGTGCAGGGGCTCGGCACCGGCATGTACATCGTGGCGCTGTACGTGCTCGTCGCCCGCGTCTTCCCCGAGGCCCGTCGGCCCGCCGTGTTCGCTGCCTTCGCCGCAGCATGGGTCGTGCCCTCGCTCGTCGGCCCGGTGATCTCGGGGCTCATGGTCCAGCACCTCGGGTGGCGCTGGGTCTTCCTCGCCGTCCCCGTGCTCGCCGTCCCGGCAGTGCTCATGATGCGCCCGGGACTACGCGCCGTCGGCCAGGACCGCCGCGAGGTCACCCCCGACACGTCCCGGAACGCCGCCCTGTGGTGGGCGGTCGCCGCTGCCGTGGGCATCGGGCTGCTGCACTTCGCCGGCCAGCAGGAGGGGGCGCGACTGTACGTCCCGCTCGTCGTCGCGCTCGCGCTCGTCGTCGCCGCCGTCCCGCGCCTGCTCCCGCGCGGCACGGCCCGTGCCGCCCGAGGCCTCCCGTCGGTCATCGCGATCCGCGGCCTGGTCGCCGCGGCGTTCACCGGGACCGAGGTCCTGCTGCCCCTGCTCCTCCAGTCCGAGAGAGCCCTGTCCCCGACCCAGGCCGGCGGGATCCTCACCTTCGGGGCGATCGGCTGGTCGGTCGGCGCGTGGCTGCGCGGCAAGGCGCACTGGGGCTGGTCGCACGCGCGGTTCGTCCTCGTCGGGTCGTTGTTCGTCGCGGGCGGCATCTCCGGCACGGTGCTGCTCGCCTGGGCCGCGGTGCCGCCGATCGTCGGCATGCTCGCCTGGACGTTCGCGGGCCTGGGCATGGGCCTGGTCCATCCGACGCTCTCGGTGCTCACGCTCGCACTGTCCCCCGAGGACCAGCAGGGCGCGAACAGCTCGGCGCTCCAGGTGTCCGACGCGCTGTCCGCGGCCATCGCCCTCGCCGTGGCCGGGTCGATGCTCGTCGTGCTGCGCGAGCCCCTGGGGCTCGGGGCGTACGTCGTGTGCTTCGGGGTCATGGTCGCGATCGCGCTGCTCGCGGCGTTCGTGTCACCGCGGACCCGGGTCCCGGCCTGA